A window from Pseudomonas kribbensis encodes these proteins:
- a CDS encoding methionine ABC transporter permease translates to MADLMSFFTNIDWYEIWLATGDTMMMLGGSLLFTVLLGLPLGVLLFLCSPRQLLEAKGVYALLSLVVNILRSLPFIILLIVMIPFTVLITGTSLGVAGAIPPLVVGATPFFARLVETALREVDRGIIEATQSMGATTRQIIMNALLPEARPGIFAAITVTAITLVSYTAMAGVVGAGGLGDLAIRFGYQRFQTDVMIVTVVLLLILVQVLQMVGDRLVVHFSRK, encoded by the coding sequence ATGGCAGACCTGATGAGTTTCTTCACCAATATCGACTGGTACGAAATCTGGCTGGCCACCGGCGACACCATGATGATGCTCGGCGGTTCGCTGCTGTTCACCGTGTTGCTCGGCCTGCCGCTGGGCGTGCTGCTGTTCCTGTGCAGCCCGCGTCAGTTGCTTGAAGCAAAAGGCGTATATGCGCTGCTGTCGCTGGTGGTGAACATCCTGCGTTCGTTGCCGTTCATCATTCTGTTGATCGTGATGATCCCGTTCACCGTGCTGATCACCGGCACCTCGCTGGGTGTGGCCGGTGCGATTCCACCGCTGGTGGTAGGTGCGACGCCGTTCTTCGCGCGTCTGGTGGAAACCGCCCTGCGTGAAGTGGATCGCGGCATCATCGAAGCGACCCAGTCCATGGGCGCGACCACTCGCCAGATCATCATGAATGCCTTGCTGCCGGAGGCCCGTCCGGGCATCTTCGCAGCGATTACGGTGACGGCGATTACACTGGTTTCCTACACGGCGATGGCCGGTGTGGTCGGCGCCGGTGGTCTGGGTGACCTGGCTATCCGTTTCGGTTACCAGCGTTTCCAGACCGACGTGATGATCGTCACCGTGGTGTTGCTGCTGATTCTGGTGCAAGTGCTGCAAATGGTCGGCGACCGACTGGTCGTGCATTTCTCGCGCAAATAA
- a CDS encoding MetQ/NlpA family ABC transporter substrate-binding protein → MKKLIAAFAAVAAFSAHAETLTVAATPVPHAEILEFVKPALAKEGVDLKVKVFTDYIQPNVQVAEKRLDANFFQHQPYLDEFNKAKGTSLVAVTGVHLEPLGAYSSKIKKIEDLPGGANVVIPNDATNGGRALLLLDKAGVIKLKDSKNILSTVKDIAENPKDLKIRELEAATIPRVLTQVDLALINTNYALEAKLDPSKDALVIEGNDSPYVNILVSRADNKDSDAMKKLAEALHSPEVKKFITEKYKGAVLPAF, encoded by the coding sequence ATGAAAAAACTGATCGCTGCTTTCGCTGCCGTAGCCGCTTTTTCGGCTCACGCTGAAACCCTGACCGTTGCTGCCACCCCGGTGCCGCACGCAGAAATCCTCGAATTCGTGAAGCCGGCACTGGCCAAAGAAGGCGTGGATCTGAAGGTCAAGGTCTTCACCGATTACATCCAGCCGAACGTGCAGGTGGCCGAAAAGCGTCTGGACGCCAACTTCTTCCAGCACCAGCCTTACCTCGATGAGTTCAACAAGGCCAAGGGCACCAGCCTGGTCGCCGTGACCGGTGTGCACCTGGAGCCGCTGGGCGCCTACTCGAGCAAGATCAAGAAAATCGAAGACCTGCCAGGCGGCGCCAACGTGGTGATCCCGAACGACGCCACCAACGGCGGCCGTGCGCTGTTGCTGCTGGACAAGGCGGGCGTGATCAAGCTGAAGGATTCGAAAAACATCCTGTCCACCGTCAAGGACATCGCCGAAAACCCGAAAGACCTGAAGATCCGTGAACTGGAAGCCGCGACCATCCCGCGCGTGCTGACCCAGGTCGACCTGGCGCTTATCAACACCAACTACGCGCTGGAAGCCAAGCTGGATCCGTCCAAGGACGCGCTGGTCATCGAAGGCAACGATTCGCCGTACGTGAACATCCTGGTGTCCCGCGCGGACAACAAGGACAGCGACGCCATGAAGAAACTGGCTGAAGCCCTGCACAGCCCGGAAGTGAAGAAATTCATTACCGAGAAGTACAAAGGTGCGGTGTTGCCGGCGTTCTGA
- a CDS encoding SCO family protein — translation MTRTQKTVFILVAVIALILGLTVNKVLSGKGQGDPTALIDAGIILLPQSRNLPDVTMTNQDGQPVTVNELKGKWSLLFFGYTFCPDICPTTLAQLRQIKSELPKDAVDKLQIVLVSVDPNRDNPAQLKQYLGYFDPQFIGLTPKSIEELQKVANAVSIPFIPADTSKPNYTVDHSGNLAVIGPDGTQRGFIRAPLNNAKLVAQLPVMLNRK, via the coding sequence ATGACTCGAACCCAGAAAACCGTCTTCATCCTCGTGGCCGTGATCGCGCTGATCCTCGGCCTGACCGTCAACAAAGTGCTGAGCGGCAAGGGCCAGGGCGACCCGACCGCGCTGATCGACGCCGGCATCATCCTGCTGCCACAGAGCCGCAACCTGCCGGACGTGACGATGACCAATCAGGACGGCCAACCGGTCACGGTCAACGAGCTCAAGGGCAAGTGGAGCCTGCTGTTCTTCGGCTACACCTTCTGCCCGGACATCTGCCCGACCACCCTCGCCCAGCTGCGCCAGATCAAGAGCGAGCTGCCGAAAGATGCGGTGGATAAATTGCAGATCGTGCTGGTCAGCGTCGACCCGAACCGCGACAACCCTGCGCAGTTGAAGCAGTACCTGGGCTACTTCGATCCGCAGTTCATCGGCCTGACGCCGAAGTCGATCGAGGAGCTGCAGAAGGTCGCCAACGCGGTGAGCATTCCGTTCATTCCGGCGGATACCAGCAAGCCGAATTACACCGTTGATCACAGTGGGAATCTGGCAGTGATCGGGCCGGATGGGACGCAGCGCGGGTTTATTCGGGCGCCGTTGAACAATGCCAAGCTGGTGGCGCAGTTGCCGGTGATGCTGAACCGCAAGTAA
- the cyoE gene encoding heme o synthase has protein sequence MAILIGERHAQALWRDYLELTKPKVVVLMLITSLVGMFLATRAGVPWTVLVFGNLGIALCAGGAAAVNHVVDRRIDAVMARTHKRPLAEGRVSPTAALTFALVLALLGQALLLTFTNPLTAWLTLASLLGYAVIYTGFLKRATPQNIVIGGLAGAAPPLLGWTAATGHIGAEPLLLVLIIFAWTPPHFWALAIHRKEEYAKADIPMLPVTHGEHYTKVHILLYTFALLAVSLLPYVIHMSGALYLICALGLGARFLQWAVVLYRGTRPHAAINTFKYSIWYLFLLFIALLVDHYLLLNL, from the coding sequence ATGGCGATTCTGATCGGCGAGCGTCACGCACAGGCGTTGTGGCGTGATTACCTGGAGCTGACCAAACCGAAAGTCGTGGTGCTGATGCTCATCACCTCGCTGGTCGGCATGTTCCTCGCGACCCGCGCCGGCGTGCCGTGGACGGTGCTGGTGTTCGGCAACCTGGGAATCGCGCTGTGTGCCGGAGGTGCGGCGGCGGTCAATCATGTGGTGGACCGGCGCATCGATGCCGTCATGGCACGCACCCACAAACGGCCGCTGGCCGAGGGTCGGGTTTCGCCCACGGCGGCACTGACCTTTGCGCTGGTGCTGGCGCTGCTTGGTCAGGCCTTGCTGCTGACTTTCACCAATCCGCTGACCGCTTGGCTGACCCTGGCCTCGCTGCTCGGCTACGCGGTGATCTACACCGGTTTCCTCAAACGCGCGACGCCGCAGAACATCGTCATCGGCGGCCTCGCCGGCGCCGCACCGCCGCTGCTCGGCTGGACCGCCGCCACCGGCCATATCGGTGCCGAACCGTTGCTGCTGGTGCTGATCATCTTCGCCTGGACCCCACCGCACTTCTGGGCGCTGGCGATCCACCGCAAGGAGGAATACGCCAAGGCCGACATCCCGATGCTGCCGGTCACCCACGGCGAGCACTACACCAAGGTGCATATTCTGCTGTACACCTTCGCCCTGCTGGCGGTCAGCCTGTTGCCGTACGTGATCCACATGAGCGGCGCGCTGTACCTGATCTGCGCCCTCGGCCTGGGCGCCAGGTTTCTGCAATGGGCCGTGGTGCTGTACCGTGGCACTCGGCCGCACGCGGCGATCAACACCTTCAAGTACTCTATCTGGTACTTGTTTCTGCTGTTCATCGCCCTGCTCGTAGACCACTACTTACTGTTGAACCTATGA
- a CDS encoding COX15/CtaA family protein, which yields MAKPGFRLALFATLLALIVVLLGAYTRLTHAGLGCPDWPGCYGFISVPKSEAQLAHAELHYPDSPVEAHKGWNEMIHRYFAGTLGMLISILAGRAWVNRRHPGQPLKLPLFLLAVVFAQAAFGMWTVTLKLWPQVVTGHLLGGFATLSLLFLLTLRLSGVLPALTVPKRLQYWATAGLLLVIGQIALGGWVSSNYAAVACIDFPTCHGQWLPPADFANGFHLTQHIGPNYLGGQLDSDARTAIHLTHRIGALLVTIVLLCLAWQLKGVGMTRLAGLVLVALGAQITLGISNVLFHLPLPVAVAHNAGGAALLLTMVLVNYHARTSLVRVKQPMLARWRLSPRKPSAAPITLKGETPWRF from the coding sequence ATGGCCAAACCTGGATTTCGCCTCGCGCTGTTTGCCACCCTGCTGGCGCTGATCGTGGTGCTGCTCGGCGCCTACACCCGCCTGACTCACGCCGGCCTTGGCTGCCCTGACTGGCCGGGCTGCTACGGATTCATCAGCGTGCCGAAAAGCGAAGCCCAACTGGCCCATGCCGAACTGCATTACCCCGACTCGCCGGTGGAGGCGCACAAAGGCTGGAACGAGATGATCCACCGCTACTTCGCCGGCACCCTCGGCATGTTGATATCGATTCTGGCCGGTCGCGCGTGGGTCAACCGCCGTCATCCGGGGCAACCGCTGAAACTGCCGCTGTTTCTGCTGGCGGTGGTGTTTGCCCAGGCGGCGTTCGGCATGTGGACGGTGACGCTCAAGCTCTGGCCGCAAGTGGTGACCGGGCATTTGCTCGGTGGCTTCGCGACCTTGAGCCTGCTGTTTCTGCTGACGCTGAGACTGTCCGGCGTGCTGCCGGCGCTGACCGTGCCCAAGCGTCTGCAATATTGGGCCACCGCCGGTTTGTTGCTGGTGATCGGCCAGATCGCCCTCGGTGGCTGGGTCAGTTCCAACTATGCGGCGGTGGCCTGCATCGACTTCCCGACCTGCCACGGCCAATGGCTGCCGCCGGCGGATTTCGCCAATGGCTTTCACCTGACCCAGCACATCGGCCCCAATTACCTCGGCGGGCAACTCGACAGCGACGCACGCACGGCGATTCACCTGACCCACCGTATCGGCGCCCTGCTGGTGACGATTGTCCTGCTCTGTCTGGCGTGGCAACTGAAAGGGGTGGGCATGACCCGACTGGCCGGGCTGGTGCTGGTTGCTCTCGGCGCACAGATCACCCTCGGTATCAGCAACGTGCTGTTTCATCTGCCGCTGCCGGTGGCCGTGGCGCACAACGCCGGCGGCGCAGCCCTGCTGCTGACCATGGTGCTGGTCAACTATCACGCGCGAACCAGTCTGGTCCGGGTCAAGCAGCCGATGCTCGCGCGCTGGCGCCTGAGCCCGCGTAAACCCTCGGCGGCGCCCATCACCCTAAAAGGAGAGACGCCATGGCGATTCTGA
- a CDS encoding SURF1 family protein, with amino-acid sequence MKRFRPGVVPTLVVALLLPLLISLGFWQLGRGAEKTALLASYAERRAAEPMASTELLHSTDPAFRRVHLHGQFDAAHSLLLDNRQRDGKVGVELLQPFQDQRTGLWLLVNRGWLPWPDRRVTPQFKTPADAVNVDAWVYVAPGATFQLHADPVSSTWPQTVTAVEPAKLWKTLERDGFAYELRAEPGPASYQADWPVVAMGPEKHLGYAVQWFAMATALFGLYIYLGLHNAKEKHHGSGHESTQHV; translated from the coding sequence ATGAAGCGCTTCCGGCCGGGCGTCGTGCCGACGCTGGTGGTCGCCTTGCTGCTGCCGCTGCTGATTTCGCTGGGCTTCTGGCAACTGGGCCGGGGGGCGGAGAAAACCGCCCTGCTCGCCAGTTACGCCGAGCGCCGGGCCGCCGAACCGATGGCCAGCACCGAGTTGCTGCACAGCACCGACCCGGCCTTTCGCCGGGTGCATCTGCATGGCCAGTTCGATGCGGCGCACAGTCTGCTGCTGGACAACCGGCAGCGGGACGGCAAGGTCGGCGTCGAATTGCTGCAACCGTTTCAGGATCAGCGCACCGGCCTGTGGCTGCTGGTCAATCGCGGCTGGCTGCCGTGGCCGGACCGCCGCGTTACCCCGCAATTCAAGACACCGGCCGATGCCGTGAATGTCGATGCCTGGGTGTATGTCGCCCCCGGCGCGACCTTCCAGTTGCACGCCGACCCGGTCAGCAGCACCTGGCCGCAAACCGTCACTGCCGTCGAACCAGCCAAATTGTGGAAAACCCTCGAGCGCGACGGCTTCGCCTATGAATTGCGCGCTGAACCCGGTCCCGCCAGCTATCAGGCCGACTGGCCGGTAGTCGCCATGGGCCCGGAAAAACACCTCGGTTACGCCGTGCAGTGGTTCGCCATGGCCACCGCCCTGTTCGGTCTCTACATCTACCTCGGATTGCACAACGCGAAGGAGAAACACCATGGGAGCGGCCATGAATCCACCCAGCATGTCTGA
- a CDS encoding twin transmembrane helix small protein: MLKAAIVLMLIATVISLFSGLFFLVKDDSSSNRLVIALSVRVALAACTVGLIAWGFYSGQLVSHVPW; the protein is encoded by the coding sequence ATGCTCAAAGCAGCTATCGTCCTGATGCTGATTGCCACGGTGATCAGCCTGTTCAGCGGCCTGTTTTTCCTGGTCAAGGACGACAGCAGTTCAAATCGCCTGGTCATCGCCTTGAGTGTTCGGGTGGCATTGGCCGCTTGCACCGTCGGCTTGATTGCCTGGGGTTTCTACAGCGGCCAACTGGTATCCCACGTGCCGTGGTAG
- a CDS encoding cytochrome c oxidase subunit 3 yields MATHEHYYVPAQSKWPIIATFGMVITVYGLATWFNDLKAARPESHGPYIFFVGGLLLAYMLFGWFGAVIKESRAGLYSPQLDRSFRWGMSWFIFSEVMFFIAFFGALFYVRHISGPALGGEGTKGIAHMLWPNFQFTWPLLHTPDPKLFPPPKEVISPWGLPLVNTILLVSSSVTITIAHHALKKGHRGALKIWLAITVLLGCGFLALQAEEYMHAYHELGLTLGSGIYGATFFMLTGFHGAHVTIGTIILFVMLMRIMKGHFDNEHQFGFEAASWYWHFVDVVWIGLFIFVYVL; encoded by the coding sequence ATGGCAACTCATGAGCACTATTACGTCCCGGCCCAGAGCAAGTGGCCGATCATCGCCACCTTCGGCATGGTCATCACCGTTTACGGCCTGGCCACCTGGTTCAACGATCTGAAGGCTGCACGCCCGGAATCCCACGGGCCGTACATCTTTTTCGTCGGCGGGCTGTTGCTGGCGTACATGCTGTTCGGCTGGTTCGGCGCGGTGATCAAGGAAAGCCGCGCGGGGTTGTACAGCCCGCAGCTGGACCGCTCGTTCCGCTGGGGCATGAGCTGGTTCATTTTCTCCGAGGTGATGTTCTTCATCGCCTTCTTCGGCGCGCTGTTCTACGTGCGGCACATTTCCGGCCCGGCGCTGGGCGGCGAAGGCACCAAGGGCATTGCGCACATGCTCTGGCCGAACTTCCAGTTCACCTGGCCGCTGCTGCACACGCCCGACCCGAAACTGTTCCCGCCGCCCAAGGAAGTCATCAGCCCCTGGGGCCTGCCGCTGGTCAACACCATCCTGCTGGTGAGTTCCAGCGTGACCATCACCATCGCCCACCATGCCTTGAAGAAAGGCCATCGCGGTGCGCTGAAAATCTGGCTGGCGATCACCGTGCTGTTGGGCTGCGGCTTCCTCGCCTTGCAGGCCGAGGAATACATGCACGCCTATCACGAACTGGGCCTGACCCTCGGTTCGGGGATCTACGGCGCGACGTTCTTCATGCTCACCGGGTTCCACGGTGCCCACGTGACCATCGGCACGATCATTCTGTTCGTGATGCTGATGCGGATCATGAAGGGCCACTTCGACAACGAGCACCAGTTCGGCTTCGAAGCCGCGAGCTGGTACTGGCACTTCGTCGATGTGGTGTGGATCGGCTTGTTCATCTTCGTTTATGTGCTTTAA
- a CDS encoding cytochrome c oxidase assembly protein codes for MADSISLKKLVTRLLGVVVAMFVFGFALVPIYDVMCKAFGINGKTAGQYEGEQVVDNSRQVRVQFLSMNNADMPWEFYPKGEELVAHPGGVNEMIFIARNPTDKPMSAQAVPSIAPSEAAAYFHKTECFCFTQQVLQPGQQIEMPVRFIVDRDMPKDVKHLTLSYTLFDITARHPPVAANTGG; via the coding sequence ATGGCTGACTCGATTTCGCTGAAGAAACTGGTGACCCGACTGCTGGGCGTGGTGGTGGCGATGTTTGTTTTCGGTTTTGCTTTGGTGCCGATCTACGACGTGATGTGCAAGGCGTTCGGCATCAATGGCAAGACCGCCGGGCAGTACGAGGGCGAGCAGGTTGTGGATAACTCGCGACAGGTGCGGGTGCAGTTCCTGTCGATGAACAACGCCGACATGCCTTGGGAGTTCTACCCCAAAGGCGAAGAGCTGGTGGCCCATCCGGGCGGGGTGAACGAGATGATCTTCATCGCCCGCAATCCCACCGACAAGCCGATGAGCGCCCAGGCCGTGCCGAGCATCGCCCCGAGCGAAGCGGCGGCGTATTTCCACAAGACCGAATGCTTTTGCTTTACCCAGCAGGTGCTGCAGCCCGGTCAGCAGATCGAGATGCCGGTGCGCTTCATCGTTGACCGCGACATGCCCAAGGACGTGAAGCACCTGACGCTGTCCTACACGCTGTTCGATATCACCGCCCGACATCCTCCGGTGGCTGCAAACACTGGCGGTTAA
- the ctaD gene encoding cytochrome c oxidase subunit I, with the protein MSAVIDDHGHADHAHGPAKGLMRWVLTTNHKDIGTLYLWFAFCMFLLGGSFAMVIRAELFQPGLQIVEPAFFNQMTTMHGLVMVFGAVMPAFVGLANWMIPLMIGAPDMALPRMNNFSFWLLPAAFLLLVSTLFTPGGGPNFGWTFYAPLSTTYAPESVTYFIFAIHLMGISSIMGAINVIATILNLRAPGMTLMKMPLFVWTWLITAFLLIAVMPVLAGCVTMMLMDIHFGTSFFSAAGGGDPVLFQHVFWFFGHPEVYIMILPAFGAVSQIIPTFSRKPLFGYTSMVYATASIAFLSFIVWAHHMFVVGIPLVGELFFMYATMLIAVPTGVKVFNWASTMWQGSLTFETPMLFAVAFVILFSIGGFSGLMLAIAPADFQYQDTYFVVAHFHYVLVPGAIFGIFASAYYWLPKWTGHMYDETLGKLHFWLSFVGMNLTFFPMHFVGLAGMPRRIPDYNLQFADFNMVSSIGAFMFGATQIFFLFIVIKTIRGGEPAPAKPWDGAEGLEWSVPSPAPYHTFTTPPEVK; encoded by the coding sequence ATGAGCGCTGTCATCGATGACCACGGTCATGCCGACCACGCCCACGGCCCCGCCAAAGGCCTGATGCGCTGGGTGCTGACCACCAACCACAAGGACATCGGCACGCTGTACCTGTGGTTCGCGTTCTGCATGTTCCTGCTCGGCGGCTCGTTCGCCATGGTGATCCGCGCCGAGCTGTTCCAGCCCGGCCTGCAGATCGTCGAACCGGCGTTCTTCAACCAGATGACCACCATGCACGGCCTGGTGATGGTCTTCGGTGCGGTGATGCCGGCGTTCGTCGGCCTCGCCAACTGGATGATCCCGTTGATGATCGGCGCGCCGGACATGGCCCTGCCACGGATGAACAACTTCAGTTTCTGGCTGCTGCCGGCGGCGTTCCTGTTGCTGGTGTCGACCCTGTTCACCCCCGGCGGCGGGCCGAACTTCGGCTGGACGTTCTACGCGCCGCTATCCACCACCTATGCGCCGGAAAGCGTGACCTACTTCATCTTCGCCATCCACTTGATGGGGATCAGTTCGATCATGGGCGCGATCAACGTGATCGCCACCATCCTCAACTTGCGCGCCCCCGGCATGACGTTGATGAAAATGCCGCTGTTCGTCTGGACCTGGCTGATCACCGCGTTCTTGCTGATCGCGGTGATGCCGGTGCTGGCCGGGTGCGTGACGATGATGCTGATGGACATCCACTTCGGCACCAGTTTCTTCAGTGCCGCCGGTGGCGGTGACCCGGTGCTGTTCCAGCATGTGTTCTGGTTCTTCGGCCACCCCGAGGTGTACATCATGATCCTGCCGGCCTTCGGTGCCGTCAGCCAGATCATCCCGACCTTCTCGCGCAAGCCGCTGTTCGGCTACACCTCGATGGTCTACGCCACGGCGAGCATCGCGTTCCTGTCGTTCATCGTCTGGGCGCACCACATGTTCGTGGTGGGCATTCCGCTGGTGGGCGAGTTGTTCTTCATGTACGCGACGATGCTGATCGCCGTGCCGACCGGGGTGAAGGTGTTCAACTGGGCCAGCACCATGTGGCAAGGCTCGCTGACCTTCGAGACGCCGATGCTGTTTGCCGTGGCGTTCGTAATCCTGTTCTCCATCGGCGGTTTCTCCGGGCTGATGCTGGCCATCGCCCCGGCGGACTTCCAGTACCAGGACACCTACTTTGTGGTGGCGCATTTCCACTACGTGCTGGTGCCGGGGGCGATCTTCGGGATCTTCGCCTCGGCCTACTACTGGCTGCCGAAATGGACCGGCCACATGTACGACGAAACCCTGGGCAAGCTGCACTTCTGGCTGTCCTTCGTCGGCATGAACCTGACGTTCTTCCCGATGCACTTCGTGGGACTGGCGGGGATGCCACGGCGGATTCCGGACTACAACCTGCAGTTCGCCGACTTCAACATGGTCTCGTCGATCGGCGCGTTCATGTTCGGCGCCACGCAGATCTTCTTCCTGTTCATCGTGATCAAGACCATCCGTGGCGGCGAGCCGGCACCGGCCAAACCGTGGGATGGCGCCGAAGGCCTGGAGTGGAGCGTGCCGTCGCCGGCGCCGTATCACACCTTCACCACGCCGCCGGAAGTGAAATGA
- the coxB gene encoding cytochrome c oxidase subunit II encodes MMRHPHVWMGLLLWSIFSQANAAWTVNMAPGATEISHAVFDLHMTIFWICVVIGIIVFGAMFWSMMVHRRSTGQVAAKFHESTTVEILWTVVPLLILVAMAVPATATLIRMYDTSEPDIDIQITGYQWKWHYKYLGQDVEFFSNLATPAEQIHNKEAKGEHYLLEVDKPLVLPIGAKVRFLVTSADVIHSWWVPAFAVKRDAIPGFVNEAWTRIDKPGIYRGQCAELCGKDHGFMPIVVDVKEKADYEKWLADRKAEAAQLKELTSKEWTLDELKERGDKIYHTTCVACHQAEGQGLPPMFPALKGSPIATGPKADHLHRVYFGKPGTAMAAFGKQLSEVDIAAVVTYERNAWGNNKGDMVTPKEVLELKQAESK; translated from the coding sequence ATGATGCGACATCCACACGTCTGGATGGGCCTCCTGTTGTGGTCGATTTTCAGCCAGGCCAATGCCGCCTGGACTGTGAATATGGCGCCTGGAGCGACTGAAATCAGTCACGCAGTATTCGACCTGCACATGACCATTTTCTGGATCTGTGTGGTGATCGGGATCATCGTCTTCGGCGCCATGTTCTGGTCGATGATGGTGCACCGCCGTTCTACCGGGCAGGTCGCCGCAAAATTCCACGAAAGCACCACCGTCGAAATTCTCTGGACCGTCGTCCCGCTGCTGATCCTGGTGGCGATGGCCGTTCCGGCGACCGCCACGCTGATCCGCATGTACGACACCAGTGAGCCGGATATCGATATCCAGATCACCGGCTATCAGTGGAAGTGGCACTACAAATACCTGGGCCAGGACGTCGAGTTCTTCAGCAACCTGGCCACCCCCGCCGAACAGATCCACAACAAGGAAGCCAAGGGCGAGCATTACCTGCTCGAGGTCGACAAGCCACTGGTGCTGCCGATCGGCGCCAAGGTGCGCTTCCTCGTTACTTCCGCCGACGTGATCCACTCCTGGTGGGTGCCGGCCTTCGCGGTCAAGCGCGATGCGATCCCCGGATTCGTCAACGAAGCCTGGACCCGTATCGACAAGCCCGGCATCTACCGAGGCCAGTGCGCCGAGCTGTGCGGCAAGGATCACGGCTTCATGCCGATCGTAGTCGACGTCAAGGAAAAGGCCGACTACGAAAAATGGCTGGCCGACCGCAAGGCCGAGGCTGCGCAGCTCAAGGAGCTGACCAGCAAGGAATGGACCCTCGACGAGCTCAAGGAGCGCGGCGACAAGATCTACCACACCACTTGCGTCGCCTGTCACCAGGCCGAAGGCCAGGGCCTGCCGCCGATGTTCCCGGCGCTCAAGGGCTCGCCGATTGCCACCGGGCCGAAAGCCGATCACCTGCACCGCGTGTACTTCGGCAAACCGGGCACCGCCATGGCGGCGTTCGGCAAGCAACTCTCGGAAGTCGATATCGCAGCGGTCGTGACCTACGAACGTAACGCCTGGGGCAACAACAAGGGCGACATGGTCACGCCAAAAGAAGTGCTGGAGCTGAAACAGGCGGAAAGCAAATGA